The Oncorhynchus kisutch isolate 150728-3 linkage group LG20, Okis_V2, whole genome shotgun sequence genome has a segment encoding these proteins:
- the LOC109865932 gene encoding UPF0575 protein C19orf67 homolog produces MEQGELKNYLGLSPDTDNVAHVECSALAPSIGDQRYSTGYADWEFTSSCQDINRKHHQRFRTIERQLQYLLDKADEYQAHLLYRHDNLQKEHFAHVVPTFLRTCQPYFTYLASTARSSLPRSTPLPMYIRSRFLDFSQQLCERLEQLVLTYASFDFLSLEETDPTSVSHFYIGKCQIDSVGLSIYRYCRLAPYLAGVHTGLYKRMRWNVERPRESLQQETDGEMEGHPEEDKPVAGKARATNTEYYFLCYEDVPEGGDGEGKGETVAMGNMVKMWTIGQWIQTYPDPVRDDFYDWVLCWVPQARYHRLLCLGGEEPSACNATDCLLGLLFSQQTPVEDPSREIETSHCSSTAFGHNMFSMI; encoded by the exons ATGGAACAGGGGGAGCTGAAAAATTATCTTGGATTATCACCAGACACAG ACAATGTGGCGCATGTAGAGTGTAGTGCTTTGGCGCCCTCAATTGGCGACCAAAGGTACAGCACAGGGTATGCTGATTGGGAGTTCACGTCGTCATGCCAGGATATCAACAGGAAGCATCATCAGAGGTTCCGAACCATTGAGCGGCAACTCCAGTACCTGCTGGATAAGGCGGATGAGTATCAGGCACaccttttatacag GCATGACAACCTGCAGAAGGAACACTTTGCTCACGTGGTGCCTACTTTCCTGCGGACCTGTCAGCCCTACTTCACTTACCTGGCGTCGACCGCTCGCAGCTCCCTGCCCCGGAGCACACCTCTACCCATGTACATCCGCTCACGA TTTTTAGACTTCTCCCAGCAGCTCTGTGAGAGGCTGGAGCAGCTGGTCTTGACCTATGCCTCCTTTGACTTTCTCTCACTGGAAGAGACTGATCCAACAAG tGTCTCCCATTTCTACATTGGCAAGTGTCAGATAGACAGTGTGGGGCTGTCCATATACAGGTACTGTCGTCTAGCCCCTTACCTGGCTGGGGTCCACACTGGCCTGTACAAACGCATGCGCTGGAATgtggagagacccagagagagcctgcagcagGAAACGGATGGCGAGATGGAGGGACATCCAGAGGAGGACAAGCCAGTGGCAGGGAAAGCGAGAGCCACCAACACTGAgta CTACTTCCTGTGCTACGAGGACGTCCCTGAGGGGGGCGatggagagggaaaaggggagacTGTTGCTATGGGCAATATGGTCAAGATGTGGACAATCGGTCAGTGGATCCAAACGTATCCTGACCCCGTGAGGGACGACTTCTACGACTG GGTGCTATGCTGGGTTCCGCAGGCTAGGTACCACAGGCTGTTGTGTCTGGGAGGAGAGGAGCCCTCTGCTTGCAATGCTACTGACTGCCTGCTGGGGTTGTTGTTTTCTCAACAGACCCCAGTGGAAGACCCCAGTCGTGAAATAGAGACGAGCCACTGTTCTAGTACTGCCTTTGGCCATAACATGTTCTCAATGATTTAA